The following are from one region of the Chromobacterium phragmitis genome:
- a CDS encoding sensor histidine kinase, which translates to MADRQSWRRPDSLRLRLLWGLSLPLLLLLSLDAYLTYQRSLAGANAAFDRMLHTSARAIANGISSHGGEVRVDIPYFALQMFESNAAGKVFYRVSDARGKALTGYEDLPPPAIKRADAPALQFADADYLGEEVRLVSLRQTVRDMLTLRDQDVWVQVAETPESRQELARGLLLGSLLQEVLLVATLLLIVWLAVSRGLRPLRRLSAEVASRKEGELAPLPTAGLPNELTPLVDALNLHGERLQRLFAARRRFIDDAAHQLKTPLAVMQSQAELALREEAPAEQQRQLRRLLDGMRQAGHMVAQLLQMSRLEPDNGQPIALEKVDAAALAREVALEWAAAAHERGADLGYEGAEAMPVSGNRALLRELLNNLLDNALRYAGDGAVVTVAAIDGPQPCLEVRDSGPGIPEAEREKVLLRFYRLAGERQEGSGLGLAIVREIAGRHGARLSLGRAEEGGLKVGLRFPAA; encoded by the coding sequence ATGGCTGATCGCCAGAGCTGGCGGCGGCCGGACAGCCTGAGGCTGCGTTTGCTGTGGGGCTTGTCGCTGCCCTTGCTGCTGCTGCTGTCGCTGGACGCCTATCTGACTTATCAACGCAGCCTGGCCGGCGCCAACGCGGCGTTCGATCGCATGCTGCACACCTCGGCGCGCGCCATCGCCAACGGCATCAGCAGCCATGGCGGCGAGGTTCGGGTGGACATTCCGTATTTCGCCTTGCAGATGTTCGAGAGCAATGCCGCCGGCAAGGTGTTTTACCGGGTCAGCGACGCGCGGGGCAAGGCGCTGACCGGTTATGAGGACTTGCCGCCGCCGGCGATAAAGCGGGCCGACGCGCCGGCGCTGCAGTTTGCCGACGCCGATTATCTGGGCGAGGAGGTGCGCCTGGTCAGCCTGCGGCAAACGGTGCGGGACATGCTCACGCTGCGGGACCAAGATGTCTGGGTGCAGGTGGCGGAAACGCCGGAATCGAGACAGGAGCTGGCGCGCGGCCTGTTGCTGGGATCGTTGCTGCAGGAGGTCCTGCTGGTGGCGACGCTGCTGTTGATCGTCTGGCTGGCGGTAAGCCGCGGCCTGCGGCCTTTGCGGCGCTTGTCCGCCGAGGTGGCGTCCAGGAAGGAAGGAGAGCTGGCGCCTCTGCCCACGGCAGGCCTGCCGAATGAGCTGACGCCGCTGGTGGATGCGCTCAATCTGCACGGCGAGCGGCTGCAGCGTTTGTTCGCTGCCCGCCGCCGCTTCATCGACGATGCCGCCCATCAGTTGAAGACGCCGCTGGCGGTGATGCAGAGCCAAGCGGAACTGGCTTTGCGCGAGGAGGCGCCAGCCGAACAACAGCGGCAACTTCGTCGATTGCTGGACGGCATGCGCCAGGCCGGGCACATGGTCGCGCAGTTGCTGCAGATGTCGCGGCTGGAGCCGGACAATGGCCAGCCCATCGCGCTGGAGAAAGTGGACGCGGCGGCGCTGGCGCGAGAGGTGGCGCTGGAGTGGGCCGCGGCAGCGCATGAGCGCGGCGCCGATCTGGGTTATGAGGGGGCGGAGGCGATGCCGGTCAGCGGCAACCGGGCCCTATTGCGCGAACTGCTGAACAATTTGCTGGACAATGCCTTGCGTTACGCTGGCGACGGAGCCGTGGTGACCGTCGCCGCCATCGATGGTCCGCAGCCTTGTCTGGAAGTCCGGGACAGCGGTCCTGGCATTCCCGAGGCGGAGCGGGAAAAGGTATTGCTGCGGTTCTACCGGCTGGCTGGCGAACGGCAGGAGGGGAGTGGCCTGGGGCTGGCCATCGTCAGGGAGATCGCAGGGCGGCATGGCGCGCGCTTGTCGCTGGGGCGGGCAGAGGAAGGCGGGTTGAAGGTGGGATTGCGTTTCCCGGCGGCGTGA
- a CDS encoding response regulator, translating into MRILLVEDNPALAESLLKALTQAGFAVDAMHDGQDADHVLHTQDYALVILDLALPRLDGWEVLRRLRARRKSVPVLILTAHGSVEDRVRGLDMGADDYLSKPFDLGELEARVRALIRRSHGHDHNLLAVGGLSYDGGSRVFTLAGEALKLTPREHAVLELLMLQGGKAISKDALSERIFGLDESGSADSMEIYVHRLRKKLAHGDVGIVTLRGLGYLLARTEGGDG; encoded by the coding sequence ATGCGCATTCTCCTGGTGGAAGACAATCCGGCCCTGGCCGAATCCCTGCTCAAAGCCCTGACGCAGGCGGGTTTCGCCGTCGACGCGATGCACGACGGCCAGGACGCCGACCATGTGTTGCATACCCAGGACTATGCGTTGGTGATCCTGGACCTGGCGCTGCCCAGGCTGGACGGCTGGGAGGTGCTCAGGCGGCTGCGGGCCCGCCGCAAGTCGGTGCCGGTGCTGATCCTGACCGCGCACGGATCGGTGGAGGACCGGGTGCGGGGGCTGGACATGGGGGCGGACGACTACTTGTCCAAGCCATTTGACCTGGGCGAGCTGGAGGCCAGGGTGAGGGCGCTGATACGCCGCAGCCACGGCCATGACCACAATCTGCTGGCGGTGGGCGGGCTGAGCTATGATGGCGGCAGCCGCGTGTTCACGCTGGCGGGAGAGGCCTTGAAGCTGACGCCGCGCGAGCACGCGGTGCTGGAGCTGCTGATGCTGCAGGGCGGCAAGGCCATCAGCAAGGACGCGCTGTCCGAGCGCATTTTCGGCCTGGACGAATCCGGCAGCGCCGACTCCATGGAAATCTATGTGCACCGGCTGCGCAAGAAGCTGGCGCACGGCGACGTCGGCATCGTCACCTTGCGCGGCCTGGGCTATCTGCTGGCGCGGACGGAGGGCGGAGATGGCTGA
- a CDS encoding ABC transporter substrate-binding protein, translated as MQGKLKLSLCAALLGGSAWAAPAHYPSSYQNLETAAAKEGKLIIYSATDSAIARPLLKDFQSLYPAVKVEYHDMNTTEIYNRFISENAANSASADLVWSSAMDLQVKLVNDGYAASYASPETPNLPKWAHYQQQAYATTYEPVAIVYNKRLLKPEEIPQTRADLIRILKANPSRFKGKVTTYDIERSGVGFNFLTQDYRYSQQGVWDLVRALGRSGVKLQTSTGAMMERISSGENLIGYNILGSYAFAKAKKDPSIGYVYPKDYTQVASRLAIVSKKAKNPNAARLWLDYLLSKRGQDILANQADLFSLRADVAGPATLSALNQQLGSSIKPIQIGPGLLVYLDQAKRLDFMRNWQQALKN; from the coding sequence ATGCAAGGCAAGCTGAAACTATCCCTCTGCGCCGCGCTGCTCGGCGGCTCGGCCTGGGCCGCCCCGGCGCACTATCCGTCCAGCTATCAGAATCTGGAAACCGCCGCGGCCAAGGAAGGCAAGCTGATCATCTATTCCGCCACCGACAGCGCCATCGCCCGGCCGCTGCTCAAGGACTTCCAGTCGCTGTACCCGGCGGTGAAGGTGGAATACCACGACATGAACACCACCGAGATCTACAACCGCTTCATCAGCGAAAACGCGGCCAACAGCGCCAGCGCCGATCTGGTGTGGAGCTCGGCGATGGATCTGCAGGTGAAACTGGTCAACGACGGCTACGCAGCCAGCTATGCCTCGCCCGAGACGCCCAATCTGCCCAAATGGGCCCACTACCAGCAGCAAGCCTACGCCACCACCTACGAACCGGTGGCCATCGTCTACAACAAGCGCCTGCTCAAGCCTGAAGAAATCCCACAGACCCGCGCCGACCTGATCCGCATCCTGAAGGCCAATCCCTCGCGCTTCAAAGGCAAGGTCACCACCTACGACATCGAGCGCTCCGGCGTCGGCTTCAACTTCCTGACCCAGGACTACCGCTACAGCCAGCAAGGCGTATGGGACCTGGTGCGCGCGCTGGGCCGATCCGGCGTCAAGCTGCAAACGTCTACCGGCGCGATGATGGAGCGCATCTCCTCCGGCGAGAATCTGATCGGCTACAACATCCTCGGCTCCTACGCCTTCGCCAAGGCCAAGAAGGACCCGTCCATCGGCTACGTCTATCCCAAGGACTACACCCAGGTCGCCAGCCGGCTGGCCATCGTGTCCAAGAAAGCCAAGAATCCCAACGCCGCCCGCCTGTGGCTGGACTACCTGCTGTCCAAGCGCGGCCAGGACATTCTGGCCAACCAGGCCGACCTGTTCTCGCTGCGCGCCGACGTTGCCGGTCCGGCCACCCTGTCCGCGCTGAACCAGCAGCTGGGCAGCAGCATCAAACCCATCCAGATCGGCCCCGGCCTGCTGGTCTACCTCGACCAGGCCAAGCGGCTGGACTTCATGCGCAATTGGCAGCAGGCGCTGAAAAACTGA
- a CDS encoding ABC transporter permease yields the protein MHTSSTAAASPPAPPAAPGRPLTRHFRWRNLTIACVALAVMTPLSLVLYQSLLNQPFFMADKSLGLDAYRFIFADPDFWSALKNSVAIAVGMALIAIPLGGVLAFLMVRTDLPGRRWLEPLLLTPVFVSPMVLAFGYVVAAGPVGFYSLWLKQLFGWDELPWSIYSLTSIAVIAGLTHVPHIYLYASAALRNLGSDVEEAARVAGASPFRVARDVSLPMILPSLLFSGVLVLFLGFEIFGLPLVLGDPEGHLVLATYLYKLTNKLGIPSYHLMAAVAVCLIAITFPLVLLQRRLLRSANRFVTVKGKAGRQHALSLGAWRYPAVAIVLLWLLLTVAVPISGIALRSVVSHWGEGVSLAEALTLEHFSLLLEEDSIVRAIVNTLGVGVIGGALAVGFYTLVGFAGHRRHDWGTRLLDYLVLLPRAVPGILAGLAFLWVFLFVPGLQGAKNSMFSIWLAYTVVWLAYGMRLVQSALLQVGPELEEAARSVGASPRRASLDVTLPLIRFGLISSWLLIFMIFEREYSTAVYLLSPGTEVIGSLLVSLWATGAVDQVAALSVINILMVGAGLAVALRLGVKLHD from the coding sequence ATGCACACTTCCTCCACCGCCGCGGCATCGCCGCCGGCGCCGCCAGCCGCGCCCGGCCGCCCGCTGACTCGCCACTTCCGCTGGCGCAACCTGACCATCGCCTGCGTCGCGCTGGCAGTCATGACGCCGCTGTCGCTGGTGCTGTACCAGAGCCTGCTCAATCAACCCTTTTTCATGGCGGACAAAAGCCTGGGGCTGGACGCCTACCGCTTCATTTTCGCCGACCCCGACTTCTGGTCCGCGCTGAAGAACTCGGTGGCCATCGCCGTCGGCATGGCGCTGATCGCCATCCCGCTGGGCGGCGTGCTCGCCTTCCTGATGGTCCGCACCGACCTGCCCGGCCGCCGCTGGCTAGAGCCGCTGCTGCTGACGCCGGTCTTCGTCTCGCCGATGGTGCTGGCCTTCGGCTACGTGGTGGCCGCCGGCCCGGTGGGTTTCTACTCGCTGTGGCTCAAACAGCTGTTCGGCTGGGACGAACTGCCGTGGAGCATCTATTCGCTGACCAGCATCGCCGTCATCGCCGGCCTCACCCACGTGCCGCACATCTATCTTTACGCCTCCGCCGCCCTGCGCAATCTGGGATCGGACGTGGAAGAAGCAGCGCGCGTGGCCGGGGCCAGCCCGTTCCGGGTGGCGCGCGATGTCAGCCTGCCGATGATCCTGCCCTCGCTGCTGTTTTCCGGCGTGCTGGTGCTGTTTCTCGGCTTTGAGATCTTCGGCCTGCCGCTGGTGCTGGGCGACCCGGAAGGCCATCTGGTGCTGGCCACCTACCTCTACAAACTCACCAACAAGCTGGGCATTCCCTCCTATCACCTGATGGCCGCGGTGGCGGTCTGCCTGATCGCCATCACCTTTCCGCTGGTGCTGCTGCAGCGGCGCCTGCTGCGCAGCGCCAACCGCTTCGTCACGGTGAAGGGCAAGGCCGGCCGCCAGCACGCGCTGTCGCTGGGCGCCTGGCGCTATCCCGCCGTCGCCATCGTGCTGCTGTGGCTGCTGCTGACCGTGGCGGTGCCCATTTCCGGCATCGCGCTGCGCTCGGTGGTCAGCCACTGGGGGGAAGGCGTATCCCTGGCCGAGGCGCTGACGCTGGAACACTTCTCGCTGCTGCTCGAGGAAGACAGCATCGTGCGCGCCATCGTCAACACCCTGGGCGTGGGCGTGATAGGCGGCGCGCTGGCGGTGGGCTTCTACACGCTGGTGGGCTTCGCCGGCCATCGCCGCCACGATTGGGGCACCCGCCTGCTGGACTATCTGGTGCTGCTGCCGCGCGCGGTGCCTGGCATCCTGGCCGGCCTCGCCTTTCTATGGGTGTTCTTGTTCGTCCCCGGCCTGCAGGGCGCGAAGAACAGCATGTTCTCGATCTGGCTGGCCTACACCGTGGTCTGGCTGGCATACGGCATGCGGCTGGTGCAAAGCGCGCTGCTGCAGGTGGGGCCGGAATTGGAAGAAGCCGCCCGCAGCGTCGGCGCCAGCCCGCGCCGCGCCAGCCTGGACGTCACCCTGCCGCTGATCCGCTTCGGCCTGATTTCCAGCTGGCTGCTGATCTTCATGATTTTCGAGCGCGAATACTCCACCGCCGTCTACCTGCTGTCCCCCGGCACTGAAGTCATCGGTTCGCTGCTGGTATCGCTGTGGGCCACAGGCGCGGTGGACCAGGTGGCCGCGCTGTCCGTGATCAATATTCTGATGGTGGGCGCCGGCTTGGCCGTGGCGCTGCGCCTGGGAGTGAAACTGCATGACTAA
- a CDS encoding ABC transporter ATP-binding protein — MTKLVVDNLFLSYDATPILKGVSFTLNAGEVVSLLGASGSGKTTLLRAIAGLEQPSAGAIRLNEQTLYDGDAGRNLPVENRSLGLVFQSYALWPHRTVAENVGYGLKLRKTGQKEIADRVGQVLEQLGLGALGQRYPHQLSGGQQQRVAIARALVYNPPVILLDEPLSNLDAKLREEARAWLRELIIELKLSALCVTHDQGEAMAMSDRILLLKHGRIEQAGTPTELYAQPASLYAAQFMGANNTLSATVAASEGDSVLLNGDGWQLRAQARQPLAVGGAAQAVIRLERLRVRDEPGHNRLPARLLAAMYLGDRWEYLLQQGESRLRAYGQEPRAAGACWLEFGERDTWAFADEASRPA, encoded by the coding sequence ATGACTAAGCTCGTCGTCGACAATCTGTTTCTCAGTTATGACGCCACGCCCATCCTCAAAGGCGTGTCCTTCACCCTCAATGCCGGAGAAGTCGTCTCGCTGCTGGGCGCTTCCGGCAGCGGCAAGACCACGCTGCTGCGGGCCATCGCCGGACTGGAGCAGCCCTCCGCCGGCGCCATCCGCCTCAACGAGCAAACCCTGTACGACGGCGACGCCGGCCGCAACCTGCCGGTGGAGAACCGCTCGCTGGGCCTGGTGTTCCAGTCTTACGCGCTGTGGCCGCACCGCACGGTGGCGGAAAACGTCGGCTACGGCCTCAAGCTGCGCAAGACCGGGCAAAAAGAGATAGCCGACCGCGTGGGACAGGTGCTGGAACAATTGGGCCTGGGCGCGCTGGGCCAGCGCTACCCCCATCAGCTATCCGGCGGCCAGCAGCAGCGGGTGGCCATCGCCCGCGCCCTGGTGTACAACCCGCCGGTCATCCTGCTGGACGAGCCGCTGTCCAATCTGGACGCCAAGCTGCGCGAGGAAGCCCGCGCCTGGCTGCGCGAACTGATCATAGAGCTGAAACTGTCCGCGCTGTGCGTCACCCATGACCAGGGCGAGGCGATGGCGATGTCCGACCGCATCCTGCTGCTCAAGCACGGCCGCATCGAACAGGCCGGCACGCCGACCGAGCTCTATGCTCAACCCGCCAGCCTGTACGCCGCCCAGTTCATGGGCGCCAACAACACCCTGAGCGCGACGGTCGCCGCCAGCGAGGGCGACAGCGTCCTCCTCAACGGCGACGGCTGGCAATTGCGCGCCCAGGCCCGCCAGCCGCTGGCGGTGGGGGGAGCGGCGCAGGCGGTGATCCGGCTGGAGCGGCTGCGCGTGCGCGACGAGCCCGGCCACAACCGCCTGCCGGCCAGGCTGCTCGCCGCGATGTATCTGGGCGACCGCTGGGAATACCTGCTGCAACAGGGGGAAAGCCGGCTGCGCGCCTACGGCCAGGAACCCAGGGCCGCCGGCGCATGCTGGCTGGAATTCGGCGAGCGCGACACCTGGGCATTCGCCGATGAGGCATCCCGCCCGGCCTAG
- a CDS encoding DHA2 family efflux MFS transporter permease subunit has product MQLKIDPGMLTPLIVATALFMENMDATVISTSLPVIAQELGVDPISLKLALTSYLVSLAVFIPISGWMADRFGARRIFRSAILVFMLGSLLCAATSSLHGFVLARFLQGIGGAMMVPVGRLVILRTIDKTDLVRALSYLTVPALLGPVIGPPLGGFISTYFHWRWIFLINIPIGLLGLALAGRFIANLKEDEVPRLDWWGFALTGAGLSMLMLGLATEGKHMLSAEASIWLSLVGAALLLVYLRHYRRQSHPLLDLSLLRLPTFNAGVVGGFMFRVGIGTIPFLLPLMLQLGFGFSPFESGLLTCSTAMGAIGMKTVVAKVLQRYGFRRILVLNSILAGCSVAVYALFRADTPHWLLLLVFVLGGCLRSLQFTSLNAITFADVDKDRLSHATSLSSVAQQLAAGFGVTVGAFALQSVAWWQGHEQLTAMDFGHAFLIMGSLTMLSSLLFLRLERDAGQQVSAGH; this is encoded by the coding sequence ATGCAGTTGAAAATCGATCCCGGCATGCTGACGCCGCTCATCGTCGCCACGGCGCTGTTCATGGAAAACATGGACGCCACCGTGATCTCCACCTCGCTGCCGGTCATCGCGCAGGAACTGGGCGTGGATCCGATCTCGCTGAAGCTGGCGCTGACCTCCTACCTGGTCAGCCTGGCGGTGTTCATCCCCATCAGCGGCTGGATGGCCGACCGCTTCGGCGCCCGCCGCATCTTCCGTTCGGCCATCCTGGTGTTCATGCTGGGCTCGCTGTTGTGCGCGGCCACAAGCAGCCTGCATGGCTTCGTGCTGGCGCGCTTTCTGCAGGGCATAGGCGGGGCGATGATGGTGCCGGTGGGACGGCTGGTGATTCTGCGCACCATAGACAAGACGGATCTGGTGCGGGCGCTCAGCTATCTGACCGTGCCGGCGCTGCTGGGGCCGGTGATCGGCCCGCCGCTGGGCGGCTTCATCAGCACCTATTTCCACTGGCGCTGGATTTTCCTGATCAATATCCCCATCGGCCTGTTGGGCCTGGCCCTGGCCGGCCGCTTCATCGCCAATCTGAAAGAGGACGAGGTGCCCAGGCTGGATTGGTGGGGCTTCGCGCTCACCGGCGCGGGCTTGTCCATGTTGATGCTGGGCCTGGCCACCGAAGGCAAGCACATGCTGTCGGCAGAGGCATCGATCTGGCTCAGCCTGGTCGGCGCGGCGCTGTTGCTGGTCTACCTGCGGCATTACCGCCGGCAGTCGCACCCGTTGCTGGATCTGTCGTTGTTGCGTCTGCCCACTTTCAACGCCGGCGTGGTCGGGGGATTCATGTTCCGCGTCGGCATCGGCACCATCCCCTTTTTGCTGCCCTTGATGCTGCAGCTGGGCTTCGGCTTCTCGCCGTTCGAGTCTGGCCTGCTGACCTGCTCCACCGCGATGGGGGCGATAGGAATGAAGACCGTGGTCGCCAAGGTGCTGCAGCGCTACGGCTTCCGCCGCATTCTGGTGTTGAACAGCATTCTGGCCGGCTGCTCGGTGGCGGTGTACGCGCTGTTCCGGGCGGATACCCCGCATTGGCTGCTGCTGCTGGTGTTCGTGCTGGGAGGCTGCCTGCGTTCGCTGCAGTTCACCAGCCTGAACGCGATCACGTTCGCGGATGTCGACAAGGACAGGCTCAGCCATGCCACCAGCTTGTCCAGCGTGGCTCAGCAACTGGCCGCCGGCTTCGGCGTGACCGTGGGGGCGTTCGCGCTGCAAAGCGTGGCCTGGTGGCAGGGGCATGAGCAGTTGACGGCGATGGACTTCGGCCATGCCTTCCTGATCATGGGCAGCCTGACCATGCTGTCCAGCCTGCTGTTTCTGCGGTTGGAGCGGGACGCGGGGCAGCAGGTGTCGGCCGGGCATTGA
- a CDS encoding acid phosphatase, with product MQRLACGLALTLVGAAVLSACGGGGSASTSGVVTGSYFRHAKVCLDRNGNGRCDAAELSTYTDDNGAFSLSGQGDVVAEVGTGAVRYDPDTKTAAPVTDQLVFRAPAAANGVVSSLSTEVADLMDGGMDLAAARSAVAARVGVSADKLLADHNKESDPDVKAALKAAINQNIDAIAGAVKEAGAGGDVKGSLHKRMALTDIQNVVVIYAENRGFDNLYGLFPGADGVPGVNPSSKGGYVAQKDFDNATLPTLPPTWGGLTAAGQSVTLTQAQSMGFANKPFQIDDPSGLNGTGVVVPQSVVTRDLVHRFYNNQMQIHGGANDKFAAYSDAGGLSMGYYDGSKMAMWKLAQQYTLADNFFMGAFGGSFLNHQYLICACAPQYPNADSSPAKGGISAVDVDSQGNFLRLTPAANAPASVLNGKAVYQNDGNLTPKDAAGMYYAVNTMQPPFQPSGNAPAAGDASGQYADPAKATTLPAQTQATIADRLDAKKVSWAWYAGAWSAVAADPKKIYNGSVPNFQPHHQPFNYFASFDPAKQAAYRGQHLKDFDRDFLADAAAGALPQVAFYKPQGNLNQHAGYASVADGDAHIASVIAQLQQSPQWKNMLVVVTYDENGGFYDHAAVPKGDRWGPGTRIPAILISPFAKKGYVDHTQYDTASILRFLTRRFDLQALPGVAARDAALVKNGGKPMGDFASALTFR from the coding sequence ATGCAAAGATTGGCCTGTGGGCTGGCGCTGACCCTGGTCGGCGCGGCCGTGCTGAGCGCCTGCGGAGGCGGCGGCTCTGCCTCCACCAGCGGGGTGGTGACCGGCAGTTATTTCCGCCACGCCAAAGTCTGTCTGGACCGCAACGGCAATGGCCGCTGCGATGCCGCCGAACTCTCGACCTATACCGACGACAACGGCGCCTTCAGCCTGAGCGGCCAAGGCGACGTAGTGGCGGAAGTGGGCACCGGCGCCGTCCGCTACGACCCGGACACCAAGACTGCCGCGCCAGTGACCGATCAGCTGGTGTTCCGCGCGCCGGCCGCCGCCAATGGCGTGGTTAGTTCGCTGTCCACCGAAGTGGCGGACCTGATGGATGGCGGCATGGATCTCGCCGCCGCGCGTAGCGCGGTGGCCGCGCGCGTGGGCGTGTCGGCGGACAAGCTGCTGGCCGACCACAACAAGGAAAGCGACCCGGATGTCAAAGCCGCGTTGAAGGCGGCGATCAACCAGAACATCGACGCCATCGCCGGCGCGGTGAAGGAGGCGGGCGCGGGCGGCGACGTCAAGGGCAGCCTGCACAAGCGGATGGCGCTGACTGATATCCAGAACGTGGTAGTGATCTACGCCGAAAACCGCGGTTTCGACAATCTGTACGGCCTGTTCCCCGGCGCCGACGGCGTGCCCGGCGTCAATCCGTCTTCCAAGGGCGGCTATGTCGCGCAGAAGGACTTCGACAACGCCACGCTGCCGACGCTGCCGCCGACCTGGGGCGGGCTCACCGCCGCCGGCCAGAGCGTGACGCTGACCCAGGCGCAGAGCATGGGCTTCGCCAACAAGCCGTTCCAGATCGACGATCCCAGCGGTCTGAACGGCACCGGCGTGGTGGTGCCGCAATCGGTGGTGACCCGCGACCTGGTGCACCGCTTCTACAACAACCAGATGCAGATCCATGGCGGCGCCAACGACAAGTTCGCCGCCTATTCCGACGCCGGCGGCCTGTCCATGGGCTATTACGACGGCAGCAAGATGGCGATGTGGAAGCTGGCCCAGCAGTACACGCTGGCGGACAATTTCTTCATGGGCGCCTTCGGCGGTTCCTTCCTCAACCATCAATACCTGATTTGCGCCTGCGCGCCGCAATATCCCAACGCGGACAGCTCGCCGGCCAAGGGCGGCATTTCGGCGGTGGATGTCGACAGCCAGGGCAATTTCCTGCGGCTGACGCCGGCGGCCAACGCGCCGGCCTCGGTGCTGAACGGCAAGGCGGTATACCAGAACGACGGCAACCTGACGCCCAAGGACGCCGCCGGCATGTATTACGCGGTGAATACCATGCAGCCGCCGTTCCAGCCCAGCGGCAACGCGCCGGCCGCCGGCGACGCTTCTGGCCAGTACGCCGATCCGGCCAAGGCGACCACCTTGCCGGCCCAGACCCAGGCCACCATCGCCGACCGGCTGGACGCCAAGAAGGTGAGTTGGGCCTGGTATGCCGGCGCCTGGAGCGCGGTGGCGGCGGACCCGAAGAAGATCTACAACGGCTCGGTGCCCAATTTCCAGCCGCACCATCAGCCCTTCAACTATTTCGCCAGTTTCGATCCGGCCAAGCAGGCGGCTTATCGCGGCCAGCACCTGAAGGACTTCGACCGCGACTTCCTGGCCGATGCCGCGGCCGGCGCGCTGCCGCAAGTGGCGTTCTACAAGCCGCAGGGCAACTTGAACCAGCATGCCGGCTACGCCAGCGTGGCGGACGGCGACGCCCACATCGCGTCGGTGATCGCCCAACTGCAGCAGAGCCCGCAGTGGAAGAACATGCTGGTGGTGGTGACCTATGACGAGAACGGCGGTTTCTACGACCACGCGGCGGTGCCCAAGGGCGACCGCTGGGGGCCGGGCACCCGCATCCCGGCCATCCTGATCTCGCCGTTCGCGAAAAAGGGCTATGTCGACCATACCCAGTACGATACCGCGTCCATCCTGCGTTTCCTGACCCGCCGCTTTGATCTGCAGGCATTGCCGGGGGTGGCGGCGCGCGACGCGGCGCTGGTGAAGAACGGCGGCAAGCCGATGGGCGATTTTGCTTCGGCGCTGACGTTCCGCTGA
- a CDS encoding cytochrome-c peroxidase — protein MTRPLLLLTLLAACSVFAAPPAYQGANYAPGLRPVSAKQLEALGRQLFFDRSLSASGQASCASCHSPGHAYGPPNALSAQMGGKDGKQMGTRAAPSLRYLQSVPPFSEHFHDNDGNDSEDAGPTGGYTWDGRADSAHAQAALPLLAANEMANGTPALAAKRLGASAAAPRFRALFGRDIFAHPEQAFAKAALALEVFQQNPREFAPYNSKYDAYLRGQATLSAKEMRGLNAFNDPAKGNCASCHIS, from the coding sequence ATGACACGTCCGCTTCTCCTGCTCACCCTGCTCGCCGCTTGCTCAGTCTTCGCCGCGCCGCCCGCCTATCAGGGGGCCAACTACGCGCCCGGTCTGCGTCCAGTCAGCGCCAAACAGCTGGAGGCGCTGGGCAGGCAGCTGTTCTTCGACCGTTCGCTGTCCGCCTCCGGCCAAGCGTCCTGCGCCAGTTGCCACAGTCCCGGCCATGCCTATGGTCCGCCCAACGCGCTCTCCGCCCAGATGGGCGGCAAAGATGGCAAGCAAATGGGCACCCGCGCGGCGCCTTCGCTGCGCTATCTGCAAAGCGTGCCGCCATTCAGCGAACACTTTCACGACAACGACGGCAACGACAGCGAGGACGCCGGCCCCACCGGCGGCTACACTTGGGACGGCCGGGCCGACTCAGCCCATGCCCAGGCCGCGCTGCCGCTGCTGGCGGCCAACGAAATGGCCAACGGCACGCCGGCCCTGGCGGCAAAGAGGCTCGGTGCCTCCGCCGCCGCCCCTCGATTCAGGGCTTTGTTCGGCCGAGACATCTTCGCCCATCCGGAGCAAGCCTTCGCCAAGGCCGCGCTGGCGCTGGAGGTGTTCCAGCAGAACCCGCGCGAATTCGCCCCCTACAACAGCAAATACGATGCCTACCTGCGCGGCCAGGCCACGCTCAGCGCCAAGGAAATGCGCGGGCTGAACGCGTTCAACGATCCGGCCAAAGGCAACTGCGCGTCCTGCCACATCAGCTAG
- a CDS encoding VOC family protein, with translation MKVQRIVANIAAADPAAVDGFYRDVLGLEMVMDHGWIRIYASDAAMQPQISFARAGGAGTPVPALSVEVDDVEQALANVRASGIAVEYGPVSEPWGVRRFFVRDPLGHLINILQHQD, from the coding sequence ATGAAAGTGCAGCGCATCGTCGCCAATATCGCCGCCGCCGATCCCGCGGCAGTCGATGGTTTCTACCGTGACGTGCTCGGCCTGGAAATGGTGATGGACCATGGCTGGATCCGCATTTACGCCTCCGACGCCGCCATGCAGCCGCAGATCAGCTTCGCCCGCGCAGGCGGCGCCGGCACCCCGGTGCCGGCGCTGTCGGTGGAGGTGGACGATGTGGAACAGGCGCTCGCCAACGTCCGCGCCTCCGGCATCGCCGTCGAATACGGCCCCGTCAGCGAGCCTTGGGGCGTGCGCCGCTTCTTCGTCCGCGATCCGCTGGGCCATTTGATCAATATCCTCCAGCATCAAGACTGA